The sequence below is a genomic window from Gammaproteobacteria bacterium.
CGTGGTTGGGCTCGGCGGGGATGGAGAGCAGACGCATGCCGGCCTCCGCGGGCGTCTTGTTGCCCTTGCGGTTGTTGCAGGGCGAGCACGCCGAAACCACGTTCGTCCACTGATTGCTCCCGCCACGGGAGATCGGCAGGATATGGTCGCGGGTCAGGAACTCGCGCGGCCGCAACCGATCGCGGTGGCGGCCGCAGTACTGACAGCAATAGTCGTCGCGCGCGAACATGAAGGTGTTGGTGACCTGCCGGCGGAAGCGCCGCGGCACGTGCACGAAGCGTACGAGGCGGATGACCGCGGGGAACGGGATGTTGCGGTGCTCCGAGCGGAACGCGCGCGCGTCTTCCGCCTCGAGGATCTCCGCCTTCGCGTCCAGCACCAGGCGCACTGCGCGCCGCGCGGGGACGATGGTCAGTGGCTCGTAGGAGGCGTTCAGCGCGAGGCAGCTCATCGCGAATCCGGGGTTGCGGGACCTTCCCTGACCGCCGCCGGCCCGGCTCCGGCGTTTCCCGGGACGCGGCCGGCTACCTGACTGCGCAGGTGGCGGATGACGGCCCACTCCCACGGCCGGACCGATCAGCGCCGCAAACTATCGGGGATCGGGAGGCGGAGCAACTGCGGCATGAGCCGCCGGGCCCGCCTGCGCGCGAATCGTCGGCGCAGCGCTTCTGCTACAACAGCGCCATCGGATCGCGGTCGATCAGAACCCGCGCGTCGGAGGGGGGACGGAAGCCCGTCGAGAAGGCTCGGGTGAGCGTTCCCAGGGCGCGCGCGGACGGGCTGCGCAGCAGGAAGTGCCAGCGCCACCGGCTCTGCAGGCGCTCGATGGGCGCGGGAGCCGGGCCGGTGAGTTCGACCCGTGTGCCGCGCAGCCGGCGCTCCACCCAGGTGGCCGCCTCCTCGGCCGCGGTCGCGGCGGTGTCGGGATCGGGGCTGGTCACGATCACGTTGACCAGGCGCGCGTGCGGCGGATAGCCGGGTCCCGTGCGTTCGGTCAGCTCGCGCTCGGCGAACGCTTCGTAGTCGTGTTCGCGCGCCGTCCTGATGGCATAGTGGCCGGGCATGCGGGTCTGGATCACGACATCGCCGCCCAGGGTGCCCCGCCCCGCCCGGCCCGCAACCTGGCTCAGCAGCTGGAAGGTCCGCTCGCTGGCGCGGAAGTCCGGCAGGTGCAGGCCGACATCGGCATCCACCACCCCGACCAGCGTCACACGCGGGTAGTCGAGGCCCTTGGCGATCATCTGCGTCCCGAGCAGGATGTCGACCTCGCCGCGGCCCACGCGCCCCAGGATCTCGCTGTGCGCCCACTTGCGCGCGGTCGTGTCCACGTCCATGCGCGCGACCCGGGCCCGGGGGAAGGACTCGGTTACGACGCGCTCCACCTGCTCGGTGCCGAGGCCCCGGCGTGAGAGCGCGCGGGATTCGCAGCGGCGGCAGCGGTCGGGCACGCGCTCCTCGTAGCGGCAGTGATGGCAAAGCAGCCGCCCGGTGGCGCGGTGGAAGGTGAGCGAGACCGAGCAGTCCGCGCATACCGGCACCTCCCCGCATTCCCGGCACTGGAAGAAGTTCGAGTACCCGCGGCGGTTGAGCAGCAGAATTGACTGCTCGCCGCGTTCCAGGCGGAGGCCGATGGCGCCGGTCAGCTCGGGCGAGAGCACGGTGCGCCCGGTGGTCGAGGCGCGCGCGGGCCGGCCGCCGTTGCGCGGGTTCGAGGCGGATGCGGAAGGGGGTTCGCGAAGATCCACGACGCGCACGGGGGGCAGCGAGCCCCCGGTGGCACGCTCGGGAAGCCGCAGCAGCTCGAACTTGCCGCCGATCTGGTTCGACCAGCTCTCGAGCGACGGGGTCGCGCTGCCCAGCAGGCACAACGCGCCATCCTGGCGGGCACGCATGATGGCCACGTCGCGGGCATGGTACCTGGGGGCGTCGGACTGCTTGTAGCTGCCTTCGTGCTCCTCATCCACGATGATGGCGCCCAGGTGGGGGACGGGCGCGAAGATGGCCGAGCGGGCGCCGATGGCGATGCGACGGACCCCCGAGCGCAGTTGTCGCCAGGCGTCGTAGCGCTCCCCGTCGGAGAGCCCCGAATGAAGCACCGCGACGCGGTCGCCGAAGTGCGCGCGAAAGCGGGTCACGGTCTGGGGCGTGAGCGAGATCTCCGGCACGAGCACGATGGCCGACCGGGCGCGCGCGTCCACGACCTCCTTCAGGAACTCGATGTAGACCAGGGTCTTGCCGGACGCGGTGACGCCGTGGAGCAGGACGGGTCGCGGCGCCGGAGCGTCCAGCGCGGACAGGAGCCGCCTCAGCGCGGCCGCCTGGGCGGGATTGGGCGTCAGGTCGGGAGGCGGCTCCGGACCGGTGGACGCGAACGGGTCGCGTACGACCTCCTGGTCGCGGACCTCGACGATGCCCTTCTTCTCCAGAGCCTTCACCACGCCCCGGCCGATGCCCTGGTCGAGGAGCGAGGCGAGCGCCATCGATCCGGCGGCGCGCTCCAGAAACTCGTAGGCGGCCTTCTGGCGCGGGGCGCGCGCGAAAGCGTCGTCCCGCTCGGCGAGCGACTCCAGCCAGCGCGCGATGTGCGCGACCTTCCGGGTGCGCGCCATCGTCCCCGGCCCCCGGCCCGTCCCACAGAGCAGCGAGGGGAGGGCCGCTCGCAGGACAAGCCCCAGGGGAGCGATGTAGTACGCGGCCATCCAGCGGGCGAGCTCGAGGAGCCCCGGCGGCAGCGACGGCTCCTCTTCGAGAATTTTCGAGATGCGGCGCAGGCGCAGCTTCCCGGACCCGGGGCGTCCCGGACCGACCACCCATCCGACCCGCTTGGCCCTGTGGAAGGGCACCAGCACGCGGGTGCCCGGCGCCGGCCGGAGCCCGTCCGCAGCCAGGGCGTAAGTAAAGGTCTGGTCGACGGGAAGCGGGAGCGCGACTTCGACGCGGGACGGCACTACCGGCGGCGCGCGGAGCCGTTTCGGCCCGTCAGCGGTCGAGCAGGAGGAAGACCTCCTCCTGGGGATCGGGCGTGGTCACCTCGGGTCCATCCTCGCCGAGATGAACGTCCACTTCGCTGCGCACACCGATGTCGTCGGGCACGTAGATGCCCGGTTCAATGGAGAAGCCGATCCCCGGGAGCAGCAGGCGGGTGTCGCGCGTCTCCAGATTGTCGATGTTGGGGCCGCTGCCGTGGAGATCGACGTCGATGGAGTGCCCGGTGCGGTGTACGAAATGGCGCCCGTATCCGCGTGTGCGGATGAGCTGGCGGCAGACGTCGTCCACCTCGTAGCCGCACACCTCGTCGCCCGCGGCCGTGCGTTCGCGCAGAAACTCGATCGCGGCGTCGCGGGCATCGCGCACCGCCTCCCAGATCTTGCGCGTGCGGCGCGGGAGCCTGGCGCCCAGGTAGCCCATCCAGGTCTGGTCGGCGGGGATGTCTTCGGCCGTCGGCTTGCCCCACAGGTCGATGAGCAGGAGATCGCCACGCCGGATCGGCTCGCCCTGGCCCACGGGCGCGTAGTGGGGGTCGGCGGCGCGCGGGCCGATGGCGACGATGCAGTCGACCTCCTCGGTGAGGCCGCCGGCGCCCAGGCGGGCGCGGATCCAGTCCGAGAGCGCGCCCTCGGTGGTGGGCTCCCCGGCCTCCACGGCGGCGGCGGCGCGCTCGAAAGCCTCGCGCGCGACGCGGGCCGTCACCGTGGCGGAGTGGCGGTGGGTGGCCAGCTGCCCGGCCGTCCATCGCGAATGAAAGAGCGACACCAGATCGCCCGAGCTTACCGCATCCACACCCACGGCCCGAAGCAGCTCCATCATCCCCCCGGGGACCCGGTCCAGGTACGGGATGGCCGAGCCCGGGGAGGTTTCGATGGCGAGCCGCGGGCGGCCGCGCACCAGATCGGCGAGCGCCGACTCCATCTCGCGCCACGACGAATAGACGCGCTTGCGCCAGGGCCAGTGCCGCCACGACGAGCCCTCGATGGCGTGAATCAGCGCCACCGGATCGCCGCGGTCGGGGACGAGCGTGAAGGAGCGGCGCGTGTTCCAGCCAAGGCCGACCATGGAGGCCGCGATGGGGTTCTGGCCGTGGAACTCGAAGAGCAGCCAGCCGTGCAGCCTCATGTCGGCGAGCGCCGCCTGCACCTGTTCGACGCCCTCGCGGGTCAGAAGGGGGCTGTCGGCCAAGGGGTCCTCCCGTCGGGGGGTGAGCTGAGGCGCGGGTATCCTCCCGCGGGGGATGACGTCCGGCCGGGTTCTGCGGGCCGCGAATAGTAGGAGCCGCCCGCAAGCGATTCAACAAGAGCAGGCGGCATCATCGCATTTCCAGGCCCGCCAACCCCTGAATAACCGCGACCGCCCCATCTCCCGTGCGTACCGGGTCGTAGCCTCCCTCGAGCAGCGCCACGACCCGGCCGCCGGCGTGCTCGGCGGCCAGATCCATGACCCGCCGCGTCATATGGTGGAAATCCTCGGGCTCGAGCAGCATGCCGCCCAGCGGATCGCCGGCCATGGCGTCAAAGCCAGACGAGATCAGGACGAAGTCGGGCACGAAGCCGGCCATGACCTTCGCCAGCGCCTCGTCGAACACCTCGCACCAGGTCGCCCGGGCGGTGCCTGCGCGGAGGGGCAGGTTGAGCGTGGCGCCCAGGCCGGCCCCGCTGCCCCGCTCGTGGAAGGCGCCCGTGCCCGGGTAGTGGGGAGACTGGTGCAGCGACAGGTAGAAGACCGTCGCGTCCTCGTAGAAGATGTCCTGGGTGCCGTTGCCGTGGTGGACGTCCCAGTCGACGATCAGCACCCGCTCGGCCAGCCCGCGGGCCTGCAGGTGGCGGGCCGCGACGGCCACGTGGTTGAACAGGCAGAAGCCCATGGCGCGGTCCGCGGTGGCGTGATGGCCGGGCGGGCGGCTGGCCACGAAGGCGGCCCGGGCCATGCCGGTGGCGACCGCCTCGGCCGCCGCGATCGCCGCGCCTGCACTCCCGGTCGCCGCACCCCATGAGGCGGGCGAGACCACCGTGTCCGGGTCCAGCCGCACCAGCCCCTCCTCGCGCGAGCGCGCCACCGCCCGCCGGACCCGTTCCACGTGGTCGCGGGTGTGCACGCGGAGCAGCTCCTCCTCGGTGGCAGGGCGCGCGTCGCGCTGTTCCACCCGGTCGTGGAGGGTGAGCAGGCTGCGGCCCACCGTCGACGCCAGGGCGCGCAGGCGGCCCTGATGCTCGGGGTGGCCCCACCCGGTGTCGTGCAGAGGGGCGTCGGGATGCAGGTAGAAGGCGGTGGGTGGACCGTCAGCCATCAGCCGGCCGCGTCCTGACCGGCCGCGACCAGGTCGGCGGACGCGGCGGGCGGCGCCGCTGGCCCGTTGCCGTTGCCGGATGGCGCCAGGCGGTCCTGCAGGCTCCTCACCTCCGGTGCGCGCGACCGCAGCGCGATCACGGCATCGCACGCCGCGGTCATCGCCGACATGGTGGTGAGGTACGGAACGCCGTTGGTGATGGCGGCCCGCCGCATCCTGAAGTCGTCGTACTGCGACTTCTTGCCCAGGGGGGTGTTCACCAGCAACTGGGCCCTGCCGCTCACGATCATGTCCACGATGTCGGGGCGGCCTTCGTTCACCTTGAAGATCCGCTCGGCGGGCACGCCCAGCCGGTTCAGGTACGCGCAGGTGCCCGCGGTGGCCAGGATGCGGAATCCCAGGTCGTGGAAGCGGCGAGCAAGCGGGGTCACGGTCGGCTTGTCGGAGTCGTTGACGGTGATGATCACCGTGCCGCCGCCCTCGGGCAGATGGTTGCCGGCAGAGGTCTGCGCCTTGGCGAAGGCCATCCCGAACGAGTCGTCGAAGCCCATCACCTCTCCGGTCGAGCGCATCTCCGGCCCGAGCAGGACATCGACGTCGAAGCGGTTGAAGGGGAACACGGCCTCCTTCACCGCCACCCCGGGAACCGAAGGCTCTCCGGGCACGTTCAGGTCGGCGAGCCGCTCGCCCGCCATCACGCGCGCAGCCAGGCGCGCCAGCGGGACCCCGGTGGCCTTCCCCACGAACGGCACCGTGCGCGAAGCGCGCGGGTTCACCTCCAGCACGTAGACCCGCCCGTCGCGGATGGCGTACTGCACGTTCATGACCCCGATCACGCCCAGCTCCAGCGCGAAGCGCCGGGTGAGCTCGCGCATCTCCTCGAGCTCGGCGCCTGTCAGCAGGTACGGGGGCAGCACGCAGGCGGAATCCCCGGAGTGGATGCCGGCTTCCTCGATGTGCTGCATGATGCCGCCGATCACGACGTCGGTGCCGTCCGAAAGCGCGTCCACGTCCGCCTCGAAGGCGTCCTCCAGGAAACGGTCGATCAGAACCGGGTGCTCCGGCGCCGCCTCCATCGCCCGGACGAAGTAGCTGCAGAGCGAGGCTTCGTCGTACACGATGTGCATCGCCCGTCCGCCAAGGACGTAGCTCGGCCGCACCAGCACCGGGTAGCCCACCCGGCGCCCGACCTCCACCGCCTCCTCGACGCTGATGGCCACCCCGTTGGGCGGCACGGCCGCGCCGATCCGGCGGCACAGGCGCTCGAAGCGCTCGCGGTCCTCGGCCCGGTCGATGGCGTCGACCGGCGTGCCCAGGATGGGGGCGCCCGCCTCGGCCAGTCCCTTCGCCAGCGAGAGCGGGGTCTGGCCGCCCAACTGCACCACGACGCCGATCGGCTTCTCGCGCTCGACGATCTCCAGCACGTCCTCCAGCGTCAGCGGCTCGAAGTAGAGCTTGTCGGAGACGTCGAAGTCGGTGGAGACGGTTTCCGGGTTGGAGTTGACCATGATGGTCTCGTAGCCGGCCTCGCGCAGCGCGAGCACCGCCTGGACGCAGCAGTAGTCGAACTCGATCCCCTGGCCGATGCGGTTCGGGCCGCTCCCGAGGATGAGGACCTTGTCGCGATCCGTCGGGTCGGACTCGTCCTCGTCCTCGTACGACGAGTAGTAGTAGGGCGTCGCGGCCGGGAACTCGCCCGCGCAGGTGTCCACCACGTTGTAGGTCGGCCGAATGCCCAGGGCGTGCCGGCGCGCCCGCACCTGCGCCTCGGTCTCGCCGCGAAGGGCGGCCAGCTGCCGGTCCGAGAAGCCGTCCCGCTTCATCGCCCGCAGATGGGCCGGCGTCACCCGGGTGACGCTCGCGTATTCCTGCTCGTCTTCGATCACCTGCATCAACTGGTCGAGGAACCAGGGGTCGATGCCGGTGGCGCGATGGACATCGCCAAGGGTCAGGGGCGGCTCGGTTGCGGCCCCTTCCCCGCCCCGCAGCACCGCTTCGAGCGCACGCCTCAACTGGAACGGACGCTCCGCCGTGGGGATGCGCAGCGCCGCCAGCAGGCTCGCGCGGTCGTCGCTCTCCAGCCCGTCGTCGGCCAGAGACTTGCCCGCGGTCCATCCGGCACGCCCGACCTCCAGCCCCCGCAGCCCCTTCTGCCACGACGCCAGGAAGGTGCGCCCGATGGCCATGGTTTCGCCGACGGCCTGCATCTGCACCCCGAGCACGCCGTCCGTCTCCGGAAACTTCTCGAAGGCGAAGCGGGGGAACTTGGTCACCACGTAGTCGAGCACCGGCTCGAAGGAGGCGGGCGTGGTGCGGGTGATGTCGTTGGGAAGCTCCGAGAGCACGAAGCCCACCGCGAGCTTGGCGCCCACGCGCGCGATGGGAAAACCGGTGGCCTTGGAGGCGAGCGCGGAGGAGCGCGAGACCCGCGGATTCATCTCCACCACGAGCAGTTCGCCATCCTCCGGATTCACCGCGAACTGAATGTTGCAGCCCCCGGCCTCGACGCCGATTTCGCGGATGACGGCGATGGCGGCGTCGCGCATCGTCTGGTATTCCACGTCGGCGAGAGTCTGGGCGGGAGCCACCGTGATCGAGTCGCCGGTGTGGATTCCCATCGGATCGAAGTTCTCGATCGAGCACACCACGATCACGTTGTCGGAGGCGTCGCGCACCACCTCCAGCTCGTACTCCTTCCACCCGATCACGCTGCGGTCGATGAGGACCTGGGTGATGGGCGAGGCGTCCAGCCCCCGTCGCACCAGGTCGTCGAACTCCTCGGCGTTGTAGGCGATGCCGCCGCCGGTGCCGCCCAGGGTGAAGCCGGGACGGATGATCGCCGGATAGCCGGTCCCGGCCACCAGGGCGCGCGCCTGCTCCATGGAACCGGCCACTCCGCCCGCGGGCACCTCCAGCCCGATGCGGCGCATGGCCAGCGTGAACTCCTCGCGGTCCTCGCACATGGAGATGGAGCGGGCGTTGGCGCCGATCAGCTCGACGCCGTAGCGCTCGAGCACGCCCGCCTGCTCCAGTTCCATCGCGATATTGATCGCGGTCTGGCCGCCCATGGTGGGGAGCAGCGCGTCGGGGCGCTCGCGCTCGATGACCCGCTCCACCCACTCGGCGGTGAGGGGCTCGATGTAGGTGCGGTCGGCCAGCTCCGGGTCGGTCATGATGGTCGCCGGATTGGAGTTGACCAGCACGACCCGGTAGCCCTCTTCCCTCAGCGCGCGGACCGCCTGCGTCCCGGAGTAGTCGAATTCGCAGGCCTGGCCGATGACGATCGGCCCGGATCCCAGGATGAGGATGTTTTCGAGGTCGGTCCGCTTAGGCACGTTCGGCTTCTGATTTCTCCGATTCCGTGCGCACGGCCTTGGAGAGCACCAGGGCGAAGCCGCCCCAAACGAACGCGCCGATCACGATCATCGTGACCCAGGTAGCCGTCGTCAAAGAGTGGGCTCCAGCGAGGGGGTAGGGGTGAGATCGGGTCCCCGTAAACTGACCGGGCACCCAGGCGGAAGCAACCCGGCGATCGCGCGCTCAGCCGGGGCGACGCCGATGACCGCGGGCCCGGACGGAAGCGAGCGGCGAGAGCTCAACCGGCTCTCTGTTTCGCGCGCCTGCGTGCCGCCAGGTCCTCGGCGCGCACCTCCAGCACGTCGGCGACCGTCCGCATGCCGTCGATGACGTTCTGGATGTGCTGGGGCCGCGGAATGCCGATGAGTTCGACCCCGCGCGCCACTTCCCCGCGGTGCACCCCGGCGGCGAAGGACTTGTCCTTCAGCTTCTTGGCCACCGACTTGGGTTTCAGGTCGTCGATGCCGTTGGGACGCACCAGGCAGCATGCGTACACCAGCCCGCTCAGCTCGTCGCAGGCGCACAGGACCTTGTCGAGGTCGGTCTCCGGCGGAACGTCCGTGAGGTCCGGATACCCGTGCGCCAGCACGGCGTGGATGACCTCCTCCGGGTAGCCGTCCTCGCGCAGGCGCGCGACCCCGCGGTGCGGGTGCTCGTCCGGGTGCTTCTCCCAGTCCAGGTCGTGCAGGAGGCCGG
It includes:
- the carB gene encoding carbamoyl-phosphate synthase large subunit; the protein is MPKRTDLENILILGSGPIVIGQACEFDYSGTQAVRALREEGYRVVLVNSNPATIMTDPELADRTYIEPLTAEWVERVIERERPDALLPTMGGQTAINIAMELEQAGVLERYGVELIGANARSISMCEDREEFTLAMRRIGLEVPAGGVAGSMEQARALVAGTGYPAIIRPGFTLGGTGGGIAYNAEEFDDLVRRGLDASPITQVLIDRSVIGWKEYELEVVRDASDNVIVVCSIENFDPMGIHTGDSITVAPAQTLADVEYQTMRDAAIAVIREIGVEAGGCNIQFAVNPEDGELLVVEMNPRVSRSSALASKATGFPIARVGAKLAVGFVLSELPNDITRTTPASFEPVLDYVVTKFPRFAFEKFPETDGVLGVQMQAVGETMAIGRTFLASWQKGLRGLEVGRAGWTAGKSLADDGLESDDRASLLAALRIPTAERPFQLRRALEAVLRGGEGAATEPPLTLGDVHRATGIDPWFLDQLMQVIEDEQEYASVTRVTPAHLRAMKRDGFSDRQLAALRGETEAQVRARRHALGIRPTYNVVDTCAGEFPAATPYYYSSYEDEDESDPTDRDKVLILGSGPNRIGQGIEFDYCCVQAVLALREAGYETIMVNSNPETVSTDFDVSDKLYFEPLTLEDVLEIVEREKPIGVVVQLGGQTPLSLAKGLAEAGAPILGTPVDAIDRAEDRERFERLCRRIGAAVPPNGVAISVEEAVEVGRRVGYPVLVRPSYVLGGRAMHIVYDEASLCSYFVRAMEAAPEHPVLIDRFLEDAFEADVDALSDGTDVVIGGIMQHIEEAGIHSGDSACVLPPYLLTGAELEEMRELTRRFALELGVIGVMNVQYAIRDGRVYVLEVNPRASRTVPFVGKATGVPLARLAARVMAGERLADLNVPGEPSVPGVAVKEAVFPFNRFDVDVLLGPEMRSTGEVMGFDDSFGMAFAKAQTSAGNHLPEGGGTVIITVNDSDKPTVTPLARRFHDLGFRILATAGTCAYLNRLGVPAERIFKVNEGRPDIVDMIVSGRAQLLVNTPLGKKSQYDDFRMRRAAITNGVPYLTTMSAMTAACDAVIALRSRAPEVRSLQDRLAPSGNGNGPAAPPAASADLVAAGQDAAG
- a CDS encoding HD domain-containing protein, which translates into the protein MPSRQDALALLHEWVDNEGLRKHMYAVEAAVRFYARKYGADEETWGLAGLLHDLDWEKHPDEHPHRGVARLREDGYPEEVIHAVLAHGYPDLTDVPPETDLDKVLCACDELSGLVYACCLVRPNGIDDLKPKSVAKKLKDKSFAAGVHRGEVARGVELIGIPRPQHIQNVIDGMRTVADVLEVRAEDLAARRRAKQRAG
- a CDS encoding HNH endonuclease, with protein sequence MSCLALNASYEPLTIVPARRAVRLVLDAKAEILEAEDARAFRSEHRNIPFPAVIRLVRFVHVPRRFRRQVTNTFMFARDDYCCQYCGRHRDRLRPREFLTRDHILPISRGGSNQWTNVVSACSPCNNRKGNKTPAEAGMRLLSIPAEPNHVHLVWAVRSVTPVQAKYVRMFYGDEVLKALSLSTVRSTGSA
- the priA gene encoding primosomal protein N' — protein: MPSRVEVALPLPVDQTFTYALAADGLRPAPGTRVLVPFHRAKRVGWVVGPGRPGSGKLRLRRISKILEEEPSLPPGLLELARWMAAYYIAPLGLVLRAALPSLLCGTGRGPGTMARTRKVAHIARWLESLAERDDAFARAPRQKAAYEFLERAAGSMALASLLDQGIGRGVVKALEKKGIVEVRDQEVVRDPFASTGPEPPPDLTPNPAQAAALRRLLSALDAPAPRPVLLHGVTASGKTLVYIEFLKEVVDARARSAIVLVPEISLTPQTVTRFRAHFGDRVAVLHSGLSDGERYDAWRQLRSGVRRIAIGARSAIFAPVPHLGAIIVDEEHEGSYKQSDAPRYHARDVAIMRARQDGALCLLGSATPSLESWSNQIGGKFELLRLPERATGGSLPPVRVVDLREPPSASASNPRNGGRPARASTTGRTVLSPELTGAIGLRLERGEQSILLLNRRGYSNFFQCRECGEVPVCADCSVSLTFHRATGRLLCHHCRYEERVPDRCRRCESRALSRRGLGTEQVERVVTESFPRARVARMDVDTTARKWAHSEILGRVGRGEVDILLGTQMIAKGLDYPRVTLVGVVDADVGLHLPDFRASERTFQLLSQVAGRAGRGTLGGDVVIQTRMPGHYAIRTAREHDYEAFAERELTERTGPGYPPHARLVNVIVTSPDPDTAATAAEEAATWVERRLRGTRVELTGPAPAPIERLQSRWRWHFLLRSPSARALGTLTRAFSTGFRPPSDARVLIDRDPMALL
- a CDS encoding M24 family metallopeptidase — protein: MADSPLLTREGVEQVQAALADMRLHGWLLFEFHGQNPIAASMVGLGWNTRRSFTLVPDRGDPVALIHAIEGSSWRHWPWRKRVYSSWREMESALADLVRGRPRLAIETSPGSAIPYLDRVPGGMMELLRAVGVDAVSSGDLVSLFHSRWTAGQLATHRHSATVTARVAREAFERAAAAVEAGEPTTEGALSDWIRARLGAGGLTEEVDCIVAIGPRAADPHYAPVGQGEPIRRGDLLLIDLWGKPTAEDIPADQTWMGYLGARLPRRTRKIWEAVRDARDAAIEFLRERTAAGDEVCGYEVDDVCRQLIRTRGYGRHFVHRTGHSIDVDLHGSGPNIDNLETRDTRLLLPGIGFSIEPGIYVPDDIGVRSEVDVHLGEDGPEVTTPDPQEEVFLLLDR
- a CDS encoding histone deacetylase yields the protein MADGPPTAFYLHPDAPLHDTGWGHPEHQGRLRALASTVGRSLLTLHDRVEQRDARPATEEELLRVHTRDHVERVRRAVARSREEGLVRLDPDTVVSPASWGAATGSAGAAIAAAEAVATGMARAAFVASRPPGHHATADRAMGFCLFNHVAVAARHLQARGLAERVLIVDWDVHHGNGTQDIFYEDATVFYLSLHQSPHYPGTGAFHERGSGAGLGATLNLPLRAGTARATWCEVFDEALAKVMAGFVPDFVLISSGFDAMAGDPLGGMLLEPEDFHHMTRRVMDLAAEHAGGRVVALLEGGYDPVRTGDGAVAVIQGLAGLEMR